In the genome of Metabacillus litoralis, the window AACGCAATAAATATGTTGGCTTTAATATCCAAGATGAAACACAAAACTATAAAGACATGAAAGATAAGGTAATGAATGAGCTAAAACGTGCATTCCGTCCTGAGTTCATCAACCGTATTGATGAAATCATTGTCTTCCATTCTTTAGAGAAAAAGCATTTAAAAGAAATCGTTTCGCTTATGTCTGATCAATTAACGAAACGTTTAAAAGAACAAGATCTTTCATTAGAATTAACAGAATCTGCGAAAGAGAAAATTGCTGATGAGGGAATTGACTTAGAATATGGTGCAAGACCATTACGTCGTTCGATTCAAAAGAATGTGGAAGACCGTCTTTCTGAAGAGCTGTTAAAAGGTACAATTGATAAAGGCCAAAAAATTATTCTTGATGTGGAAAATGGCGAGTTTGTTGTGAAGACAGCTGAAAAAGAAGAAGTGAAATCTAATTAAATAAAGAATGTTTAGAGGCATACGATTTTAATTGTGTGCCTCACTTTCTTTTTTCTCCTATGGATAATACTACGGACATTGGGAATAAGAATAATCCCCCTTTTGCCCGTCTGATAAGAATTAAACGTAATTTTCGAAAAGATTTCCCTTTAGAGCACTTTCAGTTTTATATAATTAAGGATAAGTATCATAATTAACTTGTCTATTTGGTAATCTAATAAGAGAGGAACAATTTTATGGCAAAAGCAAAGGTAAAGTTTATTTGTCAAACCTGTGGCTATGAATCACCGAAGTGGATGGGGAAATGCCCAGGTTGTGGTGAATGGAATACAATGTCAGAAGAAGTATTAAAGTCTGGGTCACCTCGAAGGGCTGTTTTTGCTCATTCCAATCAAACGGTACAAAAACCCTCGCCGATAACAAAAATTGAAACAACCCAAGAACCAAGAATATTTACAAACCTTAAAGAATTTAACCGTGTACTCGGAAGTGGTATTGTGAAGGGATCTTTAGTTTTAATTGGTGGTGATCCTGGTATTGGGAAATCAACACTGCTATTACAAGTATCCTCTCAATTAGCTGATAACGGTCATGATGTTTTATATATATCTGGTGAAGAATCAGTTAAACAAACGAAATTAAGGGCAGATCGCTTAGGAGTAAAATCTAATAAATTATTAGTTTTATCTGAAACAGACTTAAGCTTTATTTCAAAAGCAATCGATGAAACAAACCCAGCCTTTGTAGTGGTCGATTCGATTCAAACTGTTTATCATAGTGAAATAAGCTCTGCTCCGGGTAGTGTATCTCAAGTGAGAGAATCAACAGCTGAATTAATGAGAATAGCCAAAACAAAGGGTATTGCGGTATTCATTGTTGGTCATGTAACGAAAGAGGGATCAATTGCAGGGCCAAGGCTATTAGAGCATATGGTTGATACAGTCCTCTATTTTGAAGGAGAAAGACATCATACGTATCGAATATTACGTGCTGTAAAAAACCGCTTTGGGTCTACAAATGAGATGGGAATTTTCGAAATGAAAGAAGCTGGTTTAGAAGAGGTGCAAAACCCATCAGAGATTTTTCTAGAAGAAAGGTCTAAGGGTGCAGCAGGTTCAACAGTTGTTGCCTCAATGGAGGGTACCAGATCAGTGCTTGTTGAAATTCAGGCTCTTATCTCTCCGACCAGTTTTGGAAATCCAAGGAGAATGGCAACTGGAATAGATCATAATCGAGTGCCATTGTTAATGGCTGTTTTAGAGAAACGTGTTGGTCTTCTTTTGCAAAACCAGGATGCATATTTAAAGGTTGCCGGAGGCGTAAAGCTTGATGAACCTGCTATTGATTTAGCTGTTGCTGTTAGTATTGCTTCTAGCTTTAAGGATGCGCCACCAAAACCGACTGACGTTATTATTGGGGAAGTGGGGTTAACAGGTGAGGTTCGTAGAGTGTCGAGAATTGAACAAAGAGTGATTGAAGCTGCAAAGCTAGGTTTTAAGAGGGCGGTCATTCCACATGCAAATATAGGCGGTTGGAATCCACCAGATGATATAGAAATTATAGGAGTAAAAAATGTAGCAGAGGCCCTCCAAAAAACATTAGGGGGATCATAAATGACAGATATAGAGAGTAAGTCAGGCGAAAAGACATTAAATGAAATTTTGCAGTTTGTAGCGCCTGGAACACCTATTAGAGAAGGGATAGAAAATGTACTTCGAGCAAAAACAGGCGGGTTAATCGTTGTAGGTCATAATGACAAGGTAAAGGAAGTAATTGATGGAGGCTTTACAATTGAATGTCCATTTTCATCTGCTCACTTATATGAGCTTGCGAAAATGGATGGAGCTATCATCTTAAGTGATTCAGGTAATAAAATTATGTATGCAAATGCTCAACTTGTTCCTGACCCTACTATCTATTCCTCTGAAACTGGAATGAGACATCGCACAGCTGAGCGTGTAGCGAAACAAACGGGTAATTTAGTCATTGCCATTTCTCAAAGAAGAAATGTGATCACCCTGTATCATGGAGAGCTCAGATATGCGTTAAGGGATATAGGTGTTATCTTAACAAAGGCAAATCAAGCCATTCAAACATTAGAAAAATATAAAATTGTGTTAGATCAATCAATCATGACGCTAGGTGCACTTGAATTAGAAGAGCTAGTAACATTTAAAGAAGTCCTTCAAGTACTTCACAGGTTTGAGATGGTTCTAAGAATTAAGGATGAAATAAATGATTATGTGAATGAACTTGGAGCTGAAGGACATCTGATTCGCTTGCAGTTAGCGGAACTTTTGACAGGGTTAGAAGAAGAAGCGGCTCTCTTAATTAAGGATTATGCTGTTGATAAGTCAGTTGATCCTTACCCAGTCATTAAACAGCTTCAAGACTTATCGAGCTTTGAGCTATTGGAAGATTCCGTTCTGTTTAAATTATTAGGCTATTCTTCTTTTACAAATATAGACAGTCCAGTTATTTCACGTGGTTATCGCATTTTAAATAAAATTCCGAGACTGCCTACAATCATTATTGAAAATTTAGTGACAACATATAAAAATTTGAAACTTATTATGAAGGCATCCGTAGAACAGTTAGACGAGGTAGAAGGGATTGGTGAGGTCAGAGCGAAAAAAATAAAAGAGGGATTAAAGAGATTGCAAGACCAACTTCTAATTGATCGTCATATATAAGAAGATTTCATGAAAATTTTACGATTACTGTTTTAATTTCTGTAAAATAGGGTATATTAAAATTGTTTTTTAATGTATGTGTTTTTGGGTCATAGTCAAGATTACAGACATGTATCAATCTATTTACATTTTGATTTATCTATTTCACAAGTCAGCAAATTAGGATAAAGTAGTAATAATTAAAAAGGAGGTGAAGGTATGTTAATTAAACGCATAATCCAACTATTTTTTCTAAGTGTAGGTGGGATGTTAGGAATCCTATTTATGCCACAACTACTTGAATTAATGAATATGCAGGACATACCTTTTATTAATACACCTTATACGCTAGCAGTACTAGGTGCAATCATATTCTTTGTGGCAACATTTTGGTTGGTCGATTATGTTGTGAATTGGATCAGGGTCTTAGAAGAAGCTGTTGTAAAAGCCCCTGTTA includes:
- the disA gene encoding DNA integrity scanning diadenylate cyclase DisA, with translation MTDIESKSGEKTLNEILQFVAPGTPIREGIENVLRAKTGGLIVVGHNDKVKEVIDGGFTIECPFSSAHLYELAKMDGAIILSDSGNKIMYANAQLVPDPTIYSSETGMRHRTAERVAKQTGNLVIAISQRRNVITLYHGELRYALRDIGVILTKANQAIQTLEKYKIVLDQSIMTLGALELEELVTFKEVLQVLHRFEMVLRIKDEINDYVNELGAEGHLIRLQLAELLTGLEEEAALLIKDYAVDKSVDPYPVIKQLQDLSSFELLEDSVLFKLLGYSSFTNIDSPVISRGYRILNKIPRLPTIIIENLVTTYKNLKLIMKASVEQLDEVEGIGEVRAKKIKEGLKRLQDQLLIDRHI
- the radA gene encoding DNA repair protein RadA, translating into MAKAKVKFICQTCGYESPKWMGKCPGCGEWNTMSEEVLKSGSPRRAVFAHSNQTVQKPSPITKIETTQEPRIFTNLKEFNRVLGSGIVKGSLVLIGGDPGIGKSTLLLQVSSQLADNGHDVLYISGEESVKQTKLRADRLGVKSNKLLVLSETDLSFISKAIDETNPAFVVVDSIQTVYHSEISSAPGSVSQVRESTAELMRIAKTKGIAVFIVGHVTKEGSIAGPRLLEHMVDTVLYFEGERHHTYRILRAVKNRFGSTNEMGIFEMKEAGLEEVQNPSEIFLEERSKGAAGSTVVASMEGTRSVLVEIQALISPTSFGNPRRMATGIDHNRVPLLMAVLEKRVGLLLQNQDAYLKVAGGVKLDEPAIDLAVAVSIASSFKDAPPKPTDVIIGEVGLTGEVRRVSRIEQRVIEAAKLGFKRAVIPHANIGGWNPPDDIEIIGVKNVAEALQKTLGGS